The following proteins are encoded in a genomic region of Stutzerimonas balearica DSM 6083:
- the nth gene encoding endonuclease III, with product MNAEKRREIFRRFHEDNPEPKTELAYSSPFELLVAVILSAQATDVGVNKATARLFPVANTPEAIHALGVEGLEPYIKTIGLYRSKAKNVIETCRILVEQHGGQVPDNREALEALPGVGRKTANVVLNTAFRQLTMAVDTHIFRVANRTNIAPGKNVLEVERKLLKVVPKEYLLDAHHWLILHGRYVCKARRPQCGSCRIEDLCEYKHKTSDD from the coding sequence ATGAACGCCGAGAAGCGCAGGGAGATCTTTCGTCGCTTCCACGAGGACAATCCCGAACCGAAGACGGAGCTGGCCTACAGCTCGCCGTTCGAGCTGCTCGTCGCGGTGATTCTATCGGCGCAGGCTACCGACGTAGGCGTGAACAAGGCCACGGCCCGGCTGTTCCCGGTCGCCAATACTCCCGAAGCGATCCATGCACTCGGTGTCGAGGGCCTGGAGCCGTACATCAAGACAATCGGGCTTTACCGCAGCAAGGCCAAGAACGTCATCGAGACCTGCCGCATCCTCGTCGAACAGCACGGCGGCCAGGTTCCCGACAACCGCGAAGCGCTCGAAGCGCTGCCGGGCGTCGGCCGCAAGACCGCCAACGTCGTACTGAACACGGCATTCCGCCAGCTGACCATGGCGGTCGACACGCACATCTTCCGCGTCGCGAACCGGACCAACATCGCGCCGGGCAAGAATGTACTGGAGGTCGAGCGCAAGCTTCTCAAGGTCGTGCCCAAGGAGTATCTGCTCGATGCCCATCACTGGCTGATCCTGCATGGCCGTTACGTCTGCAAGGCCCGCCGCCCGCAGTGTGGCAGCTGCAGGATCGAAGACCTGTGCGAGTACAAGCACAAGACCTCCGACGATTGA
- the gloA gene encoding lactoylglutathione lyase, with protein sequence MRLLHTMLRVGDMDRSIAFYTEVLGMTLLRRKDYPDGQFTLAFVGYGDEAHNSVIELTYNWGVDTYDLGSGYGHIALEVEDVYKACEDIRARGGKITRKPGPMKHGSSILAFVEDPDGYKIELLSPQRAD encoded by the coding sequence ATGAGACTGCTGCATACCATGCTGCGTGTCGGCGACATGGACCGATCCATCGCCTTCTATACCGAAGTGCTGGGCATGACCCTGCTGCGCCGCAAGGACTACCCGGACGGCCAGTTCACCCTGGCGTTTGTCGGCTACGGTGACGAGGCGCACAACAGTGTGATCGAGCTGACCTACAACTGGGGCGTGGATACCTATGACCTGGGGAGCGGTTACGGACACATCGCCCTGGAAGTTGAGGATGTCTACAAGGCCTGCGAGGACATTCGCGCCCGCGGCGGCAAGATCACCCGTAAGCCGGGGCCGATGAAGCACGGCTCGAGCATCCTGGCCTTCGTCGAAGACCCGGACGGCTACAAGATCGAATTGCTGTCGCCGCAGCGGGCGGATTGA
- a CDS encoding electron transport complex subunit E encodes MSTVNYRDLTINGLWKNNPGLVQLLGLCPLLGVSNSTVNALGLGLATMLVLTCSNLAVSLVRGVVNTAVRLPAFVMIIAALTTCIELLMQAFTYELYQILGIFIPLITTNCVILGRADGFAAKHGPLAAVFDGLMMGLGFCLVLVVLGGTRELFGTGALLANMNLLFGPAAADWQLTLVRDYKGFLLAILPPGAFIVLGLLIALKNRIDHALAERRKAEAPQASAPSRRVRVTGVIE; translated from the coding sequence ATGAGCACCGTCAACTACCGCGATCTGACGATCAACGGCCTGTGGAAGAACAATCCGGGGCTGGTGCAACTGCTTGGCCTGTGCCCACTGCTCGGCGTGAGCAACTCGACGGTCAATGCTCTCGGGCTCGGCCTGGCGACGATGCTGGTGCTGACCTGTTCCAACCTGGCCGTATCGCTGGTTCGCGGCGTGGTGAACACGGCCGTGCGCCTGCCGGCATTCGTCATGATCATCGCCGCGCTGACGACCTGTATCGAACTGCTGATGCAGGCTTTTACCTATGAGCTCTACCAGATCCTCGGCATCTTCATTCCCCTGATCACCACGAACTGCGTGATCCTCGGCCGCGCCGACGGCTTTGCTGCCAAGCATGGGCCGCTGGCCGCCGTTTTCGATGGCCTGATGATGGGCCTGGGCTTCTGCCTGGTGCTCGTGGTGCTAGGCGGAACGCGCGAGCTGTTCGGTACCGGCGCGCTGTTGGCCAACATGAACCTGCTGTTCGGACCGGCAGCGGCCGACTGGCAGCTGACCCTCGTACGGGATTACAAAGGCTTCCTGCTCGCGATCCTCCCTCCGGGGGCGTTCATCGTCCTCGGCCTGCTGATCGCGCTGAAAAACCGCATCGACCATGCCCTGGCCGAACGCCGCAAGGCCGAAGCCCCCCAAGCCAGTGCGCCCTCGCGCCGCGTGCGGGTAACCGGAGTCATCGAATGA
- a CDS encoding PA3496 family putative envelope integrity protein: protein MSEKEDIQIEDDFIAEEDDDSSEAPVEVAKTNLTKRRIIDNLLEERRLQKQLNDFDFDL, encoded by the coding sequence GTGTCCGAAAAAGAAGATATCCAGATCGAAGACGACTTCATCGCCGAAGAGGACGATGACAGTAGCGAGGCTCCGGTCGAGGTCGCCAAGACCAACCTGACCAAGCGCCGCATCATCGACAACCTGCTCGAAGAGCGCCGCCTGCAAAAACAGCTCAACGACTTCGACTTCGATCTCTGA
- a CDS encoding RnfABCDGE type electron transport complex subunit D, whose protein sequence is MALPRLTSPHAKGSNRTQRVMLLVLLAALPGALVLTWLYGAGTLINLCWASSAALALEAALLKARQRPVRFFLLDGSAVVTAVLLALALPPYAPWWLTLIAVASAIVLGKQLYGGLGQNPFNPAMVGYVVVLISFPVEMTTWPVPHAVGLVDGLLQILGAQALPDGWSQATALDVLKVNKSLTVDELWRNPAFGHFGGIGSEVVNLAFLAGGLFLLHKRIFTWHAPVGMLAALLLMSLVFWNGSGSDSHGSPLFHLLSGATMLGAFFIVTDPVSGATSTLGRLVFGAGVGILLYVIRAWGGYPDGVAFAVLLMNLAAPTIDYYTRPRTYGHRKPERGFKLGE, encoded by the coding sequence TCATGCCAAGGGGAGCAACCGAACCCAGCGCGTCATGCTGCTGGTGCTGCTGGCTGCGCTGCCGGGCGCGCTCGTGCTGACCTGGCTGTATGGCGCCGGTACGCTGATCAACCTGTGCTGGGCCAGTAGCGCCGCCTTGGCGCTGGAGGCTGCGCTGCTCAAGGCGCGTCAGCGTCCGGTAAGATTCTTCCTGCTGGACGGTAGCGCTGTGGTGACGGCCGTGCTGCTGGCACTTGCCCTGCCACCCTACGCCCCCTGGTGGCTGACGCTGATCGCGGTGGCCAGCGCCATCGTTCTGGGCAAGCAGCTCTACGGTGGGCTGGGGCAGAACCCCTTCAATCCGGCCATGGTCGGCTACGTCGTCGTGCTGATCTCCTTCCCGGTCGAAATGACCACCTGGCCGGTCCCGCATGCCGTCGGGCTTGTCGACGGTCTGCTGCAGATCCTTGGCGCGCAGGCGCTGCCAGACGGCTGGAGCCAGGCCACGGCCCTCGACGTACTGAAAGTCAACAAAAGCCTCACCGTCGACGAGCTCTGGCGCAATCCGGCGTTCGGCCACTTCGGCGGCATCGGCTCGGAAGTGGTGAACCTCGCCTTTCTCGCGGGCGGCCTGTTCCTCTTGCACAAGCGGATCTTCACCTGGCACGCGCCTGTCGGCATGCTCGCCGCGCTGCTGCTGATGAGCCTGGTGTTCTGGAACGGTAGCGGCTCCGATAGCCATGGTTCGCCGCTGTTCCATCTGCTCAGCGGCGCCACCATGCTTGGCGCCTTCTTCATCGTGACCGACCCGGTCAGCGGTGCCACGAGCACGCTCGGCCGACTGGTGTTTGGCGCCGGTGTCGGCATCCTGCTGTATGTGATCCGCGCCTGGGGCGGCTACCCCGACGGCGTGGCCTTCGCCGTGCTGCTGATGAACCTCGCGGCACCGACCATCGATTACTACACCCGTCCGCGCACCTACGGCCATCGCAAGCCCGAGCGCGGCTTCAAGCTGGGCGAATGA
- a CDS encoding flagellar protein MotY, with the protein MRLRPVLLFCLLATPASAITFQTRLERVEWRVEGDQFECRLIQPVAGFGQGEFVRRAGEQAVFRLHSPQRWLDNGTATLLAAAAPWQPTRSDINLGSVAVRGGDIPFNSSQAQAGRLLTGLLEGRSPVVRHRTSHGGDPLEVRLLPARFAKAYEEYRACTAKLLPVNFDQVRQTRVPFPSGGVALEPAGRAQLDRVLAYLRADPSVNRVLLDGHSDNSGNRLTNRDLSRRRALAVQEYLIANGVKEEQITLRFHGERYPLVPNSNARNRAQNRRVAVRLEREAAVPATATAASPTS; encoded by the coding sequence GTGCGCCTGCGTCCTGTCCTGTTGTTCTGCCTGCTGGCGACCCCTGCCAGTGCCATCACCTTCCAGACGCGTCTGGAGCGGGTGGAATGGCGCGTGGAGGGCGACCAGTTCGAGTGTCGGCTGATCCAGCCGGTCGCCGGCTTCGGGCAGGGTGAGTTCGTCCGCCGCGCGGGTGAGCAGGCGGTGTTTCGCTTGCACTCGCCGCAGCGCTGGCTCGACAACGGTACGGCAACGCTGCTCGCGGCCGCAGCTCCCTGGCAGCCGACACGCAGCGATATCAACCTGGGGTCCGTTGCCGTTCGCGGTGGCGATATCCCCTTCAACAGCTCCCAGGCACAGGCGGGGCGACTGTTGACAGGGCTCCTGGAAGGGCGCAGTCCGGTGGTGCGCCATCGCACTTCTCACGGTGGCGATCCGCTGGAGGTGCGCCTATTGCCGGCGCGCTTTGCCAAGGCCTATGAGGAATATCGCGCCTGCACGGCGAAGTTGCTGCCGGTCAATTTCGATCAGGTGCGGCAGACCCGTGTGCCTTTTCCCAGTGGTGGCGTCGCGCTGGAGCCAGCCGGCCGCGCTCAGCTGGATCGGGTCCTGGCCTACCTGCGGGCCGATCCGAGCGTCAACCGTGTCCTTCTGGATGGGCACTCCGACAACAGCGGTAACCGCCTGACCAATCGTGATCTTTCGCGGCGCCGAGCCCTGGCGGTGCAGGAATACCTGATCGCCAACGGCGTGAAGGAAGAGCAGATCACGTTGCGCTTCCATGGCGAGCGTTACCCGCTGGTACCGAACAGCAACGCGCGTAATCGCGCGCAGAATCGCCGTGTGGCCGTTCGCCTGGAGCGCGAGGCGGCGGTGCCGGCGACGGCCACGGCGGCCAGCCCGACCAGCTGA
- the rsxG gene encoding electron transport complex subunit RsxG: MMLPEISRSMLKNSLVLGLFAIATVGSVTWLQQGTAERIQAAERAAQVRALGEILPAETYDNDLLADTVEVHDPLLGTRTPRPAFIARKAGKPTAVILQVTAPDGYSGAIQLLVGIGVDGRLAGVRALSHRETPGLGDRIELAKSDWIRGFEGKSLSNPEASGWAVKKDRGEFDQFAGATITPRAVVEAVHRALQFFDAHRPELLAQRGEPAALDAGAPTQAPDVTRHSRAGTAAALEPSSLAPPTGAEEQ, translated from the coding sequence ATGATGCTTCCGGAAATCAGCCGCTCGATGCTGAAGAACAGCCTGGTGCTCGGGCTGTTCGCCATTGCCACGGTCGGCAGTGTCACCTGGCTCCAGCAAGGCACTGCCGAGCGCATCCAGGCGGCCGAGCGCGCCGCGCAGGTGCGCGCGCTCGGCGAGATCCTGCCGGCCGAAACCTACGATAACGACCTGCTCGCCGATACCGTCGAGGTGCACGACCCGCTGCTCGGCACACGCACCCCGCGGCCCGCCTTTATCGCACGCAAAGCCGGCAAGCCCACCGCGGTGATCTTGCAGGTCACCGCGCCCGACGGTTACAGCGGTGCGATCCAGTTGCTGGTCGGCATCGGTGTCGACGGACGACTGGCTGGCGTACGCGCGCTCAGTCATCGTGAAACACCCGGGCTCGGAGACCGCATCGAACTGGCCAAGAGCGACTGGATCCGCGGTTTCGAAGGCAAATCGCTGAGCAATCCGGAGGCTTCCGGCTGGGCCGTGAAGAAGGATCGCGGCGAGTTCGATCAGTTCGCTGGTGCCACCATCACGCCTCGTGCCGTGGTTGAGGCGGTTCATCGTGCGCTGCAGTTCTTCGACGCCCATCGCCCGGAGCTGCTGGCTCAGCGTGGCGAGCCCGCCGCACTCGACGCTGGCGCGCCGACGCAGGCACCCGACGTCACGCGACATTCACGCGCCGGTACGGCCGCAGCGCTCGAACCGTCGTCGCTTGCACCGCCCACTGGCGCAGAGGAGCAATGA
- a CDS encoding argininosuccinate synthase, with product MADVKKVVLAYSGGLDTSVILKWLQDTYNCEVVTFTADLGQGEEVEPARAKAQALGVKEIYIDDLREEFVRDFVFPMFRANSVYEGEYLLGTSIARPLIAKRLIEIANETGADAISHGATGKGNDQVRFELGAYALKPGVKVIAPWREWDLLSREKLMDYAEKHAIPIERHGKKKSPYSMDANLLHISYEGGVLEDTWTEHEEDMWRWTKSPESAPDSPTYIELTYRAGDIVAIDGKDMTPAQVLTELNRIGGENGIGRLDIVENRYVGMKSRGCYETPGGTIMLKAHRAIESITLDREVAHLKDELMPKYASLIYNGYWWSPERLMLQQMIDASQVNVNGVVRLKLYKGNVIVVGRKSDDSLFDANIATFEDDAGAYDQADAGGFIKLNALRMRIAAGKGRSPL from the coding sequence ATGGCGGACGTTAAGAAGGTGGTTCTGGCCTATTCCGGTGGCCTGGACACCTCGGTGATCCTCAAGTGGCTGCAGGACACCTACAACTGCGAGGTAGTGACCTTCACTGCCGACCTGGGGCAGGGCGAAGAGGTCGAGCCGGCTCGCGCCAAGGCACAGGCCCTGGGCGTCAAGGAAATCTACATTGACGACCTGCGCGAAGAGTTCGTGCGTGACTTCGTTTTCCCGATGTTCCGTGCCAACAGCGTTTACGAAGGCGAGTACCTGCTGGGTACCTCGATCGCCCGTCCGCTGATCGCCAAGCGCCTGATCGAGATCGCCAACGAGACCGGCGCCGACGCCATCTCCCACGGCGCCACCGGCAAGGGCAACGACCAGGTGCGCTTCGAGCTGGGTGCCTATGCGCTGAAGCCGGGCGTCAAGGTCATCGCGCCCTGGCGCGAGTGGGACCTGCTCTCGCGCGAGAAGCTGATGGACTACGCCGAAAAGCATGCCATCCCGATCGAGCGCCACGGCAAGAAGAAGTCGCCGTACTCCATGGACGCCAACCTGCTGCACATCTCCTACGAGGGCGGCGTGTTGGAAGACACCTGGACCGAGCATGAAGAGGACATGTGGCGCTGGACCAAGTCCCCTGAATCCGCGCCGGATAGCCCCACCTACATTGAGCTGACCTACCGCGCCGGTGACATCGTTGCCATCGACGGCAAGGACATGACCCCGGCCCAGGTGCTGACCGAACTGAACCGCATCGGGGGTGAGAACGGCATCGGTCGCCTGGACATCGTCGAGAACCGCTACGTGGGCATGAAGTCGCGCGGCTGCTACGAGACGCCCGGCGGCACCATCATGCTCAAGGCCCACCGTGCGATCGAGTCGATCACCCTCGACCGTGAAGTGGCGCACCTGAAAGACGAACTGATGCCCAAGTACGCCAGCCTGATCTACAACGGCTACTGGTGGAGCCCCGAGCGGCTGATGCTGCAGCAGATGATCGACGCCTCGCAGGTGAACGTGAACGGCGTGGTACGCCTGAAGCTGTACAAGGGCAACGTCATCGTCGTCGGCCGCAAGTCGGATGACTCGCTGTTCGACGCCAACATTGCCACCTTCGAAGACGATGCGGGTGCCTACGACCAGGCCGATGCTGGCGGCTTCATCAAGCTCAACGCGCTGCGCATGCGCATCGCGGCGGGCAAGGGCCGCAGTCCGCTCTGA